In Thermofilum pendens Hrk 5, the sequence TCGGAGGAAGCAGAAGAGATACTCGAAGAGGCGAAGAGGCACGGGGCAGTAGGCGTTGTTATCGGGGGGTTAAGGGTTACCCCCTCGATACTAGCACGCCTGGAGAAAGCAGGCGTCGACACGGGGCGTATACGCGGAATGCTGAAGGGTGTGCAGTTAACCGCCGGGAAGCAGGTCCCCCTACCACTCGGGGACCTGAAGAGGGAGGTCTTGGAAATCGCGCGAAGCAAGGGACTAGTCCCCTTCCTCTCAGCGTGCTGCGCCAACAACTTCAACGCATACCTTCACGACGGTAAAAGGGTTCCCTGCCCCGGCCTCGACTACATAGACGGCAAATACTGCACCGCGTGCCCCGTGGGCTGTCCCTCGTTGAAGACAGAGGTCGATCCGGACGAGGTGAGAGAGATCATCGAGAAGTTCACCGGGGTAAAGGGGGTCAAGGTCGAGGTGGATGACAGATACATAAGGGTAACCGGCGGAAAGGTGAGGCTAAAGAAGCACCACGTCTACCTAATAGAGACGGGTTACCGCAGGAGGCTGAGAACATCGCGCAACGTTTAAACCCCGGCGAAGTTATCCAAGAGGCGAACTACTTTGCAGAACCCTATGAGGAACTACTTAAACAGGCTTCTCTGGGATAAAACGCTGGATAAAAGCTCCGTTGTAGTGAAATTCATCTCGAGAAGCGCGGTGAGCGACGAGGGCAGCTTCCTGGGGACTCAGGTGCTCAGGGTTACGAGGGACGGGGTAGTGATCTCTGTGGAGGGCTTTGAGAAGTTCATACCTTTTACGCGGATAACAGAGATAGAAGAAAATGGTAGGGTAGTATTCAGCAAGAAGCTCGGGGTATACTTCTAGGGTCTGCACACTTTCTCAGCGAGAAAGCTCGGGAGAAAATAAAAACCTTTCTGCTTAGATTCCTTTCTCGGACATGTACAGTAGCAAGTCGACGAGCCTGTTGCTGAAGCCCCACTCGTTGTCGTACCAAGCGACCACCTTTACCTTGTTGCTCTTGCCCCCGAGCACCATGCTTGCCTGGGCATCGTAGATGGAGGAGTGTGGGTTGCCGACTATGTCCGAGGACACTATCGGCTCGTCGACGTACTCCAGGATACCCTTCAGGTATGTCTCGGCAGCCTCCTTGAAGGCCGCGTCGAGCTCTTCCTTGGTTATCTCCCTCCCTATTTGAGCCACGAGGTCCACGACTGAGCCGTCAGCAACCGGGACGCGCATCGCCATACCGTCCAGCTTGCCCTTTACCTCGGGGATTACCAGGTGTAGCGCCCTTGCAGCCCCAGTCGTCGTCGGGATTATGTTCAACGCGGCGGCGCGCGTCCTCCTAAAGTCCTCCGGGTGTATGAGGTCCAGTACTCTCTGGTCGTTTGTGTAGGCGTGTACAGTGGTCATGAATCCCCACTCTAGGCCGAAGTTTTTGAGAAGCACGTACACTACTGGGGCGAGGCAGTTCGTAGTACACGAAGCATTGGAGATGACTTCGTGCTTCTTCGGGTCGTACATGTGGTGGTTAACGCCCATCACTATGGTCACGTCGGCACCCTTGGAAGGCGCTGTGACGACAACCTTCTTCGCGCCTGCCTTCAGGTGCAAGGCGGCCTTCTCCCTGTCTGTGAACCTACCCGTGGCTTCGAGCGCGACGTCTACTCCGAGATCTTTCCAGGGTAGCTTCTCGGGGCTAGCCTCGTTTAGCACAAGCATCTCCATGCCGTCTACAACGAGCTTGTTGTCCTTAACCTCGACCTTGTTGGGTAGGCGTCCGAATACCGAGTCGTACTTCAGCAGGTATGCCAGCATTTTCGGGGATCCGAGGTCGTTGATTGCCACGATCTCGAACTTGTCGAAGAACTTCTCGTTCTTTAGGGCCGCTCTCAGAAAGTTTCTCCCTATGCGTCCAAACCCGTTAATACCGACGCGTATCTTCATCTTTACCGGTAATTATGGCGCAGAAGACCCTTAAAAAACAGTTTTAACAATCAGCTATATTACACCCGGTCTCCCAGCTCTACTTCTCTTCCAAGCCTTACGACTGCTCGCCCCCTTACTTATCTCGTCGTTGCTGTTTAACGAGGCTTCTTCCAGTATACGTAGTCGTGCCTAACCCTCGGAGTTGACGCACATAGTATTCGCCTAGCATGCCGGTCGAGCTTTGCATGGTTTCGTGCGTAGCGGTTAAAAAGAGCTTTGTGCTCAGACCTGCACGAGTACGTCACGGCTCCAGCCTTCCGAGCGTCATCACAGCGGAGACACTACGGAGCGCGCGGAGATAAACCTTTTGCACAGTGCAATGCGTGAAAAGTGGGAGCTGGTGCCCCGGCCGGGATTTGAACCCGGGATGTCCGCGCGTTGCGCCTGTCTGCGCCGCTCTTCGGCTCGAGAGGCCGATATCCTCTCAGCCTCGTGCAGGTTGACCGGGCTAGACGACCGGGGCTAGGAGGCGAGTAAGAAAGACAAGGCGTATTTAAAAAATTTGCGTTGTGCGCCTTTGCGAGTACACTGGTTAGCACGTTGCGCTTCGCCACGCGCGATGCGCTTATAAGCTCGGTACCTAGTATCTAGGTGTCAACACAGGGATGGCGTGCAAGGTGGTTGATGGGTGTCAAGGGTCAGGTTCCTAGCAGTGTCGGACGTGCACGGAAAAGAGGACCTGGTGGACAAGTTCATTGAGTGGGTGCAGAGGGACAGCCTGCCGTACGACTTCGTAGTGGCGGCTGGGGACATGGGGAACCCGCAGAGACCTGGCAGCATGTGCCGCATACTCAAGAAGATTGCGTCGTCGCTGAAGAAAAACGTTTACTACGTGAAGGGGAACTGGGACATAGAGGGCAGTTGCGGGGATCCCGCGGTTCTCGACCTGGACGAAACGGGTCCCCTGTTCTTTGGAAACATAGTGCTGGTGGGGCACGGGCGGAGGGCAGAGCCCTACGATATCCCGAGAGCTAACAATGTAACGGTGCTCGTCACGCACTACCCGCCTTACAGCATACTCGACAGAGGCAAGGTGATAGACAGCAATCACCGCTCGCTCCACGCCGGGGTCGTGGACATAAACTACCTCATCGACGTGTACAGGCCGCGGGTCCACATATTCGGGCATAGCCACAGCTACGGCGGGCTCGACGTGGAACACAACGGAGTCGTATACGTCAACGTGGCTAGGCTTGATAGGTTGCTCAAGAACGGGGAGTCCATAGGGAACTACGCGGTGATAGACGTGGGAGGCTCGGGGGACGTCCGCGTCGAGTGGAGGTTCATCAACGGTACTTGGAAGAGGTGCGCCGGGTGCGGGCGAGTAGTGCACATACCGGAGAAGTGGGCGCTATGCAGGAGGTGTGCCCATAAATCAGAGCTGAAGTTCACCAAGATCACGGGGGTTCCGTACAGGGCGAGGCTCGTCATAAAAGACCCGCTGACGCAGAAGCTCGTCTACTCCAAGGAGGTGAGGATCCCGTTCTACACCTTAAAGGACTACCAGACCCTAGAGGAATTCGTGGACGCCGTGGTCCTGAGAGAGGCGAAGAGCTTCCTCTCCGACGGGTCCTCCAAGGTACTGGAGCTACCGAAGGACAAGGTCCTCGAATTCTACAACTCGAGCTCCGCGAAACGCCTAACGCCGTTCAGCGAGTACCTGTTCGCATGCGACGAGTCCGTGAGCGGCTCGAAGCTGTGCCTACTGATGCGAGTCTTCTCGGCTGACAAGCAGGCACACGTCATGTGGAAAATAAGCGAGGAGGCGGAGACCGGTAGAAGGCTCCTAGAGCAATACGTACTTTTCAAGGAGGAACAGGCAAGCATGCTGAACTTCCTCGTTAGAAGGCTCTCGGAGGCAGGTTTCAGGGTTCTAGCCTACAGCCTTGAGGCATTGCAGGGCTAGCGCCCTCCGCGTTTTCGTCGTAGGTGTTAGGCGTGGGTACGATCAACAGAGTTAGGCGCGAGATCTACCGGAAACTCGTGCACCTGGCTCTTTGCTCGGTGCTAGCGTTGCCCTACTTCGCCGCACTTCCGCCGCCGCTCACCGTCCAGGTTTACTACGCTCTGGGGCTTCTCTCGGCCTCCCTCCTGAACAGCGTGGTTGTCAAGCATGGTAAGCTATTGGCAGAGCTCGAGAAGCTCAGGAGGAACGTAGATTCCTTCGCGGGTTCTCTGAGCGAGGAGCTACGCCAGCCGCTAGTCCTAATGGAGCAAACGATCGCGAGGTTCTACGAGTTCGTTTCCAGCCAGATATCGATCCTCGAGCGAGACTACGAGAAGAGGGAGGGCTATGTAGGGCTCCTCTATGGGATGATAGGTGCCTCAGTAAGCCTTCTCTTGTCGCCCTGCCTCACTCTCTACGGTGTACTCGCGCTGGCGTTTGTCGACACGTCCGCGGCGCTAACGGACTTACTGCTGGGCACAGGTCAGAAAACAGCGAGAGGCTCGGCCGTTGCCTTCCTGGTCTACGCCTCAGTGCTCGTAGCGCTGGGAGTGGATCCTCTAAGAGCGGCGGTGTCCTCGCTTCTAACGTGCATAGCCGAGTACCTTTCCCCGGAGGATAACCTCACAGTTCCCGTCGTCGCAACTACTCTAGCTCTACTCCTGGGTCTACCTCCCCGCTGTCCTCTTTCCTAGGGATCTCTAGGGCCTGAATGTAAGGGCTATATACGCTATCGCTGAGATTAAGAAGAGCGCTAGTATCACTATTGAGGCTGCTTTCTTTAGAGAGTTCCTCCTCATCCCTCCCACCTCCAAGCATCAACGCGGCAAGGGTTATAAATCCTCCTACGGCCATGAGGGTCTCGGGGCTCAGTAGAGTTCCTGCTCGGAGCGGGTTAAGCAGGGCTGTGAGGTTCCAGGCGAGCGTCAGGGCTTTCTGCGCGGACTCTAGCTCTTCCTTAGCCCCCATGCCGACGAATACCACTCTGTCTCCGTCGATTACCACTACCGTGGGGAAAGCCGACACGTTGAACGCCTGCACGAGGTCATCGCCGGCCCTGCCCACGAGCCACGTCACGTTGTTCTCTTCGATGTACCTCCGTAGCACTTCGTTCGTGTCAAGTGGGGAAACGGAGAGTGACACAACGGTGGCGTTACCGCTTTCTGCGATGCGTTTAAGCACAGGTAACAAGTACTTACACCCTGTGCACTGAGTGTAGAAAAACTCTATCACGAGGATTCTTCCTCTCTGCACGTCACGCAGGCTCAGGGTAGATGAGTTGTAAAGGGTTACATCAAACCGTAGGTCTAGCGTCATGTTAAGCCTCCTCCCGGAGATAGTCTTGTTCGATAGGATGTTAACCACGGGCTCGGGGTTGAGCCTTGCCAAGGAGATTTTTCCGCAACGCAGAATGAGGGTCAAGTTGCTGCCCTCCGAGAGCGCGAAGACACTACCTGTGACGTTGCACACAGTGTCCCCGCTAGAGTTAACTAGCAAGCTGTAGGCGTCAAGCGGCAACGCTCGCGTCCCGTTCAGCGGTAGTTCGAACTTCTCCCCTGTAGACATCGAGACCGCGTACACCTTCACGCCTTGAACACCGTCCCCCACGGCGCGAAGCGACACCTCGGCTCTCTTTAGCTTAAGAGTAACTCTAATCGGGTCCGTGAAGTTTGCACCTACGGAGATCCTTCCCTCGTAGCGCTCGTACCTCCCCGCCTCAACTATTACCGTGTAGTTTCCAATGGGGACGTTGAAGCCCGCGTAACCCCTAGAATCCGTCCTGGTGCTTACAACCTCTGGTCCTACAAGCTTTACGTTTGCCTCCGGCAGAGGCTCTCCAGTTTCGCCGAAAACCGCGACGACAACGCTAACCCTTTTTGGAGCCTCCCGGGACAGCCTCAGCTCGAGAAACGTGTCCGACGTGAGGTTTAACGGGTAGTCTACTGGGCTGAACCCTTGCCTGGCTACGCTTACCTCGTAAACACCCGGGGGTAGCTCGAGTTGCACTACGCCTTGCTCGGCGTTCCTCAAAAGGGGCCCGCCCTTTCCCCTAATGATCAACTGGGCGCCCGGCAGGATGTTGCCCGCCTCGTCCAGCACCCTGATGGTAAGCTTCACGCTTGTGATCTTGAAGGCGGCGACTACCATGTTGTCGCCGTATAGGCACGCGTATGACCCTTTACGAGCTACTGCCGAGCTCGGAGGGCTTGGTGCGATGCTCCACGATACTTGCTGACTTCCTGTTTTCGCTAGCGCTCCAGTGTAGCTGTATACATCGATGTTTCCTGCCGTGAATACGAGTAAGTCTTCGCCGTCGCTCGCGACGAGGGCTCTTTCGGGCACCGTTAGTAGGTCCCGGCAGTCCAGGTTAGGGTTGCACAGCTTCAATGCGCCGTTGGAGAAGAGCGCTAGGAAAGAGTCGTTTCCGAACGGGATGAACGTCCTTACGCGCGGCAATTGTTTCTTCGCCACTATCTCTAAGTTGGGAAGCCTAAAGACGTACGTGAGGTGGTCCCCCGTCTGGTTCGCCTGCACCCTCTGAGCTACGAGGAAGCCCCCGAATATAGCTTTTACAGTCATTCCGGACTGGAAGGAGGCCAGCTTGGTGGCTCCATTCTCGTCTACGCGGTAAACCTCTATTTTATTGTCAGTGTACTGGCACAACTCGCACTTAGTGTCAATAGTCTCGGTTACCAGGTAGTTGCCGGCGAACCCCAGGGAGAATATTTCGACCAGCTTGTCGTTCGCCGTAGATAGGTCGCGCTCGAACACCCTTTTCCTCAGCTGGAGGTCTACTACTGCAAGCCTAGCCTCGGAGTACTTGTTATTATTGTAGACCAAGGTGTACTTGACCTTAAGCGCTAAAAAGCGACCGTCCCGGCTTAAGGCGGCACCTTCGACATAGTTCTCGTCGCTTCTCGACGTGGTAAAGGAGTCTATAGGGTCGAGTGTTGAGGCGTTCAAGAAGTATACTATCCCTTTCTCGTCAACTCCTACCAGTACGTTTCTCTCGGGCAATAAGCGTAGAAAAATCATCTCGTATACTGAGACGTGCCTTCTAAGAATTTCCGTACCATTCGTACTAACCAGGCTGCAGTCCCCGTTTACGAGGCAAGCCACGTAGCCTTTCCCCGGCAAAACCTCGTACGCGCTTACAGCCGGAAAGAACACCCTCTGCGAAAACGCGAACGTAGGCTCCGCGTAGAGCTTCACTGCCGCAAGCAACGCGCCGCTAAGCAGGAGAAACACTATCAGTCTGTGTGTCCTCATTCTACTCAGTCTCCTTCAAGAGTATTCTTACGGGAACGCCGTTCACCAGTTGCACAAGTATGGGTATGCCGTCGTAGCCTTGAAGGTGCTCGCTGAGCTTCTGTATAGCGTCCCGCACGTTCACGAGCGAGTCCAAGATATCCCTCTGCGACTCTATAGTCTCCTCCAAGACCGCCAACTCGTCGATAGCCCTCGCGTTTATCACGAGCTTCAACCCCATGTAGTCAACCTCATTTAGAGGGCTTAGCTTCTCCCCCATCAGCTCCTCCAGGACTCGCTCGATCTCGCGCATCTTCTCGGCTCGCACCTTTACGGCCTCATACCTCTGCTCCAACTGCTCGAGAGTTTTCTGCAGGGACTCTATCTGCGAGTCCAGATACTTCAAAAGCTCGCCGAAACCGTTAAACTGGTAAAGACTGTAGGACACGTCCTACACCTACCGATTCTTTGCTCAAGCTATATAAAAAAGCTATCGTACGGTAACGTTTTCTCTAAGGAGTTCGAGTGAAGCGTGAACCAAGGCTGTATAGGCGTGAAGATGCCTCCATGCGCGTGCTATGCTCCTTTTCTTCTCTGCCTGGACTGGTAAGTGCGGATAGCTCTGAGGAAGTCTATTCTCCTGAAGTCGGGCCAGTAGACATCGAGGAATACCAGCTCCGAGTAGGCTATCTGCCACAGTAGGAAGTTGCTTATTCTTACTTCCCCGCTAGTCCTGATCACGAGGTCGGGCTCTGGGTGTGGTTCGTCGCCCGTGTAGAGGTACTTCGCGAAGAGCTTTTCGTCTATTTCCTCCGGGCTGAGCCTACCTGAGCGGACTTCTACCGCTATCTGCCTCACAGCCTCGAGTATCTCGTGCCTACCGCCGTACGCCACTGCTATGTTGAGGTATCTCTTGTTGTAGGAACGGGTCCTCTCTTCGAGTTCCCTCATCTTCTCCTGTATGTCGACGGGTAGCCGTTTAATGTCCCCTATGAACTTAACCCTGACTTGCCGCCGGTGAAGCTC encodes:
- a CDS encoding DUF504 domain-containing protein, yielding MQNPMRNYLNRLLWDKTLDKSSVVVKFISRSAVSDEGSFLGTQVLRVTRDGVVISVEGFEKFIPFTRITEIEENGRVVFSKKLGVYF
- the uppS gene encoding polyprenyl diphosphate synthase, with the protein product MWRRLAERLGVYRLYEYLLDREVRGGEIPRHVAFILDGNRRWARRRGFPPWMGHRFGAEKVDEVLDWCYDLGVVTVTLYVLSTENLERRSKEELENIFGILREKIDELASSEELHRRQVRVKFIGDIKRLPVDIQEKMRELEERTRSYNKRYLNIAVAYGGRHEILEAVRQIAVEVRSGRLSPEEIDEKLFAKYLYTGDEPHPEPDLVIRTSGEVRISNFLLWQIAYSELVFLDVYWPDFRRIDFLRAIRTYQSRQRRKGA
- a CDS encoding metallophosphoesterase family protein, yielding MSRVRFLAVSDVHGKEDLVDKFIEWVQRDSLPYDFVVAAGDMGNPQRPGSMCRILKKIASSLKKNVYYVKGNWDIEGSCGDPAVLDLDETGPLFFGNIVLVGHGRRAEPYDIPRANNVTVLVTHYPPYSILDRGKVIDSNHRSLHAGVVDINYLIDVYRPRVHIFGHSHSYGGLDVEHNGVVYVNVARLDRLLKNGESIGNYAVIDVGGSGDVRVEWRFINGTWKRCAGCGRVVHIPEKWALCRRCAHKSELKFTKITGVPYRARLVIKDPLTQKLVYSKEVRIPFYTLKDYQTLEEFVDAVVLREAKSFLSDGSSKVLELPKDKVLEFYNSSSAKRLTPFSEYLFACDESVSGSKLCLLMRVFSADKQAHVMWKISEEAETGRRLLEQYVLFKEEQASMLNFLVRRLSEAGFRVLAYSLEALQG
- a CDS encoding carboxypeptidase regulatory-like domain-containing protein; protein product: MRTHRLIVFLLLSGALLAAVKLYAEPTFAFSQRVFFPAVSAYEVLPGKGYVACLVNGDCSLVSTNGTEILRRHVSVYEMIFLRLLPERNVLVGVDEKGIVYFLNASTLDPIDSFTTSRSDENYVEGAALSRDGRFLALKVKYTLVYNNNKYSEARLAVVDLQLRKRVFERDLSTANDKLVEIFSLGFAGNYLVTETIDTKCELCQYTDNKIEVYRVDENGATKLASFQSGMTVKAIFGGFLVAQRVQANQTGDHLTYVFRLPNLEIVAKKQLPRVRTFIPFGNDSFLALFSNGALKLCNPNLDCRDLLTVPERALVASDGEDLLVFTAGNIDVYSYTGALAKTGSQQVSWSIAPSPPSSAVARKGSYACLYGDNMVVAAFKITSVKLTIRVLDEAGNILPGAQLIIRGKGGPLLRNAEQGVVQLELPPGVYEVSVARQGFSPVDYPLNLTSDTFLELRLSREAPKRVSVVVAVFGETGEPLPEANVKLVGPEVVSTRTDSRGYAGFNVPIGNYTVIVEAGRYERYEGRISVGANFTDPIRVTLKLKRAEVSLRAVGDGVQGVKVYAVSMSTGEKFELPLNGTRALPLDAYSLLVNSSGDTVCNVTGSVFALSEGSNLTLILRCGKISLARLNPEPVVNILSNKTISGRRLNMTLDLRFDVTLYNSSTLSLRDVQRGRILVIEFFYTQCTGCKYLLPVLKRIAESGNATVVSLSVSPLDTNEVLRRYIEENNVTWLVGRAGDDLVQAFNVSAFPTVVVIDGDRVVFVGMGAKEELESAQKALTLAWNLTALLNPLRAGTLLSPETLMAVGGFITLAALMLGGGRDEEELSKESSLNSDTSALLNLSDSVYSPYIQALEIPRKEDSGEVDPGVELE
- the gap gene encoding type I glyceraldehyde-3-phosphate dehydrogenase, whose amino-acid sequence is MKIRVGINGFGRIGRNFLRAALKNEKFFDKFEIVAINDLGSPKMLAYLLKYDSVFGRLPNKVEVKDNKLVVDGMEMLVLNEASPEKLPWKDLGVDVALEATGRFTDREKAALHLKAGAKKVVVTAPSKGADVTIVMGVNHHMYDPKKHEVISNASCTTNCLAPVVYVLLKNFGLEWGFMTTVHAYTNDQRVLDLIHPEDFRRTRAAALNIIPTTTGAARALHLVIPEVKGKLDGMAMRVPVADGSVVDLVAQIGREITKEELDAAFKEAAETYLKGILEYVDEPIVSSDIVGNPHSSIYDAQASMVLGGKSNKVKVVAWYDNEWGFSNRLVDLLLYMSEKGI